A genomic window from Flavobacterium azooxidireducens includes:
- a CDS encoding CDP-alcohol phosphatidyltransferase family protein — MNQNRRPVTTRDNSLVKKIASWCAKNGLSPNFISLLSIVFSAISLLVFYLDSQLMYNHAVLMIIAIVGIQGRLLMNLLDGMVAIEHDKKSVVGGLFNEVPDRISDSVIIFGAGLLTMDFPYGIHLSYLAIILSIFTAYIRTLGASLNSPHFFSGPMAKQHRMVLICLGCIVGIWYLPAFYYALIIMNIGLIITCVNRLLKIVIFLKNE; from the coding sequence ATGAATCAAAACAGAAGACCGGTCACTACCAGAGATAATTCGTTGGTTAAAAAAATTGCATCATGGTGTGCTAAAAATGGCTTATCCCCAAATTTTATTTCTCTATTGAGTATTGTGTTTTCTGCAATCTCACTCTTGGTATTTTATCTCGATAGTCAATTAATGTATAATCATGCCGTATTGATGATAATCGCAATCGTGGGCATACAAGGGAGATTGTTAATGAATCTCTTAGACGGAATGGTAGCCATTGAGCACGATAAAAAATCTGTCGTTGGCGGATTATTCAATGAAGTTCCGGATAGAATCAGTGATTCAGTTATTATTTTTGGTGCAGGACTATTGACAATGGATTTTCCTTATGGCATCCATCTTAGTTATTTAGCGATTATCTTATCAATCTTTACGGCATACATTAGAACTTTAGGAGCCTCATTAAATTCACCACATTTTTTTAGTGGACCAATGGCAAAACAACATCGAATGGTTCTTATTTGTTTGGGTTGTATTGTTGGCATTTGGTATCTCCCCGCCTTTTATTATGCATTGATAATTATGAATATTGGATTAATAATTACTTGTGTGAACAGATTGCTTAAAATTGTAATTTTTTTAAAGAATGAATGA
- a CDS encoding glyceraldehyde-3-phosphate dehydrogenase: MNNNPSLYEKELSFQADRRRAGVEFIKIISDLWYDKSIEMVLFRNQLIDKNVSEILNLHEYAGEFVGKPISIFDSVEIAREMLSLDLPPSKLDIGKLTYEYHLEDDKYHNTKSFVIDKLRKAKESNSIKPKDVVLYGFGRIGRLLARELMSKTGKGNQLRLRAIVTRDKNDATILEKRASLLRYDSVHGDFQGSVIADPKNNALLINGTTVHIISANSPEEIDYTAYGIEDALVIDNTGAFTTEEALKRHLTSKGTSKVLLTAPGKGVPNIVYGVNHKEHNPDNVDIFSAASCTTNAITPILKAVEDTLGVVKGHLETIHAYTNDQNLVDNMHNKYRRGRAAALNMVITETGAGSAVAKALPSLAGKLTSNAIRVPVPNGSLVVLNLEVSRETSVEEVNEIMKKYALEGQLVEQIKYSLNNELVSSDIVGTNAPSIYDSNATIVSADGKNVVLYVWYDNEFGYSHQVIRLAKYISKVQRYAYY; the protein is encoded by the coding sequence ATGAACAACAATCCTTCTTTATACGAAAAAGAGCTTTCGTTTCAGGCAGACCGCAGAAGAGCCGGCGTTGAATTTATCAAAATCATTAGCGATTTGTGGTATGACAAATCAATCGAAATGGTGCTTTTTCGCAATCAATTGATAGACAAAAACGTATCTGAAATTTTAAACTTGCACGAATATGCAGGAGAATTTGTTGGGAAACCAATTTCTATTTTTGATTCGGTTGAAATTGCCCGAGAAATGTTGTCGTTGGATTTACCACCATCAAAATTAGATATTGGTAAATTGACATATGAATATCACTTGGAAGATGATAAATACCACAACACCAAATCGTTTGTAATTGACAAATTGCGAAAAGCAAAAGAATCAAATTCCATAAAACCAAAAGATGTTGTTTTATATGGTTTTGGAAGAATTGGTCGTTTATTGGCAAGAGAATTGATGTCTAAAACAGGAAAAGGAAACCAATTACGCCTTCGTGCGATTGTGACAAGAGATAAAAATGATGCTACGATTTTAGAAAAAAGAGCTTCTTTATTGCGATATGATTCGGTTCACGGTGATTTTCAAGGTTCTGTGATAGCCGATCCAAAAAACAATGCTCTGTTAATTAACGGAACAACGGTTCATATTATATCTGCCAATTCACCGGAAGAAATTGATTATACTGCTTATGGTATTGAAGATGCCTTAGTTATTGATAACACAGGAGCTTTTACGACAGAAGAAGCGTTGAAAAGACATCTTACTTCCAAAGGAACCTCTAAAGTATTGTTAACTGCTCCCGGAAAAGGAGTTCCAAATATTGTGTATGGTGTGAACCACAAAGAGCACAATCCTGATAACGTTGATATTTTTTCGGCGGCTTCTTGTACTACCAATGCCATTACTCCTATTTTAAAAGCGGTTGAAGATACGTTGGGAGTTGTAAAAGGTCATTTAGAAACCATTCATGCCTACACAAATGACCAAAATTTGGTTGACAATATGCATAATAAATACCGCAGAGGTCGTGCTGCTGCGTTAAATATGGTTATTACCGAAACCGGTGCTGGAAGTGCTGTTGCCAAAGCTTTACCAAGTTTAGCCGGAAAATTAACGTCAAATGCTATTCGAGTTCCGGTTCCGAATGGTTCTTTGGTAGTTTTAAATTTGGAAGTAAGCAGAGAAACTTCGGTAGAAGAAGTGAATGAAATCATGAAAAAATATGCTTTAGAAGGTCAATTGGTAGAGCAAATTAAATATTCGCTCAACAACGAATTGGTTTCTTCGGATATTGTGGGCACAAATGCTCCTTCGATTTATGACAGCAATGCTACAATTGTTTCTGCCGACGGAAAAAATGTGGTACTGTACGTATGGTACGACAACGAATTTGGTTACAGTCACCAAGTAATTCGTTTGGCAAAATATATTTCTAAAGTGCAACGTTACGCTTATTATTAA
- a CDS encoding phosphatidate cytidylyltransferase, translating to MNDLIKIDFIEKKELLIVVFLIFGILTFATILFFVIGKLKPNANLTELKSRTKSWWVMATIFVGATLINTTISYIAIGLLSFMAFRELYSVLGFRQSDRRAIFWAFIAIPIQYYLAFIGWYGAYIIFIPIVMFLFLPLRLVLKGDTTGIIKSMASLHWILMLTVFGISHMAYLLSLPEIEGFSSGGRGLLLFLVFLTEINDVMQFTWGKLVGKHKIIPKVSPNKTWEGFIGGVISTTIIGYFLGFLTPLSTGHLIFVSFMIAISGFFGDIVMSSIKRDIGVKDMGNSIPGHGGVLDRIDSLAYTAPVFFHLVYYIAY from the coding sequence ATGAATGATTTAATTAAGATTGATTTCATAGAAAAAAAAGAACTGCTCATTGTAGTTTTTTTGATTTTTGGTATTCTCACTTTTGCAACAATTCTGTTTTTCGTAATTGGAAAATTAAAACCAAATGCCAATTTAACTGAACTAAAATCCAGAACAAAATCGTGGTGGGTAATGGCAACAATTTTTGTTGGAGCAACTTTAATTAATACAACGATTTCTTATATCGCTATTGGATTATTGTCCTTTATGGCTTTTAGAGAATTATATTCGGTATTAGGATTTAGACAATCTGACAGAAGAGCAATTTTTTGGGCTTTTATTGCAATACCAATTCAATATTATCTAGCATTTATAGGATGGTATGGTGCTTATATTATTTTTATTCCCATAGTGATGTTCTTGTTTCTTCCGTTACGTCTTGTTTTGAAAGGAGATACTACCGGAATTATAAAGTCGATGGCTTCACTTCATTGGATTTTAATGTTAACCGTTTTTGGTATTAGTCATATGGCCTATTTACTTTCTCTTCCAGAAATTGAAGGTTTTTCAAGTGGCGGAAGAGGATTATTGTTGTTTTTGGTGTTTTTAACTGAAATCAATGATGTGATGCAATTTACTTGGGGAAAATTAGTAGGTAAGCACAAAATAATTCCAAAAGTTAGTCCCAATAAAACGTGGGAAGGATTTATTGGCGGAGTAATTAGTACAACAATTATAGGTTACTTTTTAGGATTTTTGACACCTTTATCAACCGGACATTTAATTTTTGTGAGTTTTATGATTGCGATTTCGGGTTTCTTTGGAGATATTGTGATGTCATCCATCAAACGAGATATTGGTGTAAAAGATATGGGTAATTCGATTCCCGGTCATGGTGGTGTCTTGGATAGAATAGATTCTTTGGCTTACACGGCTCCAGTTTTTTTTCATCTTGTTTATTACATTGCCTATTAA
- a CDS encoding metal-dependent hydrolase family protein, translating into MKKNIILFLCILLHFSVLDAQNYILINNVSIFNGKESKLLVGNVLIENNLIKTISTSPIVTNKSGRTTIIDGKGKFLMPGLIDAHAHMLMDAMPIQVLMTADFSYINLYAGKAAEQQLMRGFTSVRDVGGNSFGLKRAIDEGFVTGPRIFPSGATISQSGGHGDFGFPTDVPRKFGRDLSYMEINNMTQIADGPDQVTMRVREQLRQGASQIKLMAGGGVSSHYDPIDVTQYSEAEFKAAVDAAENWGTYVTIHAYTPKAITRAINAGVKCVEHGQLIDEPTAKLIAEKGAWLCLQPFLDDEDANPQPEGSENRAKQLMVSNGTDNAYKLAKKYNIKVAFGTDCLFNAKLAARQGAKLAKLTKWYTPFEVLKMATSTNGELLAFSGLRSPYRQGKLGVIEEGAYADLLLVDGNPIENIKLIEDPEKNFLLIMKNGTVYKNTLPE; encoded by the coding sequence ATGAAAAAAAACATAATTCTTTTTTTATGCATTCTATTGCATTTTTCTGTTTTGGATGCTCAAAATTACATTCTCATCAATAACGTTTCCATTTTTAATGGAAAAGAATCGAAATTACTTGTTGGTAATGTATTAATCGAAAATAATCTGATAAAGACAATTTCAACAAGTCCAATTGTGACTAACAAAAGTGGAAGAACAACAATTATTGATGGAAAAGGAAAATTTTTAATGCCTGGGTTAATTGATGCTCATGCTCATATGTTGATGGATGCGATGCCTATTCAAGTATTGATGACTGCTGATTTTTCATACATTAATTTATATGCAGGAAAAGCAGCAGAACAACAATTAATGCGAGGTTTCACAAGTGTACGTGATGTGGGGGGAAATTCATTTGGGTTAAAAAGAGCCATTGATGAAGGTTTTGTTACCGGACCACGAATTTTCCCAAGTGGAGCTACAATTTCTCAATCAGGTGGTCACGGAGATTTTGGTTTTCCTACTGATGTACCTAGAAAATTTGGTCGAGATTTATCCTATATGGAAATTAATAATATGACCCAAATTGCCGATGGGCCGGATCAAGTTACGATGAGAGTTCGTGAACAGTTACGTCAAGGTGCTTCCCAAATTAAATTGATGGCGGGCGGGGGAGTGTCATCGCATTACGATCCCATTGATGTAACCCAATATTCGGAAGCCGAATTTAAAGCAGCTGTTGATGCCGCCGAAAATTGGGGAACGTATGTTACGATTCACGCCTACACTCCAAAAGCAATAACCAGAGCGATAAATGCAGGCGTAAAATGTGTAGAACACGGTCAATTAATTGATGAACCTACAGCGAAACTGATTGCAGAAAAAGGAGCTTGGTTGTGTCTTCAACCTTTTTTAGATGATGAAGATGCGAATCCTCAACCGGAAGGAAGCGAAAATAGAGCAAAACAACTTATGGTTTCTAACGGAACTGACAATGCTTATAAGTTAGCTAAAAAATACAATATAAAAGTAGCATTTGGTACCGATTGTTTATTTAATGCTAAACTTGCTGCTCGTCAAGGAGCAAAATTAGCGAAGCTAACAAAATGGTACACACCTTTTGAGGTTCTGAAAATGGCCACTTCAACCAACGGAGAATTGTTGGCTTTTTCAGGTTTACGAAGTCCATACCGTCAAGGGAAATTAGGCGTAATTGAAGAAGGAGCTTATGCCGATTTACTATTAGTGGATGGAAATCCAATAGAAAATATCAAATTAATAGAAGATCCGGAAAAGAATTTTTTATTGATAATGAAAAATGGAACAGTTTATAAAAACACATTGCCAGAATAA
- the dapF gene encoding diaminopimelate epimerase, whose amino-acid sequence MTIQFFKYQGTGNDFIMIDNRQEVFSKNNTKLIKQLCDRRFGIGADGLILLENDKISDFKMVYYNSDGNESSMCGNGGRCIVAFAKQLNVIDNETTFIAVDGEHYAKISVDGTVSLQMKNVDEIKMTSDYVFLNTGSPHHITLVDDVKSVPVKEIGSQIRYSDLYGKPGSNVNFVEAISDSLYAVRTYERGVEDETLSCGTGVTAAAIAMNAIGKTTSNEISLLVEGGELKVTFNKEGNNYTDVFLIGPATFVFEGKIELATI is encoded by the coding sequence ATGACCATTCAATTTTTTAAATACCAAGGAACGGGAAACGACTTCATTATGATTGATAATCGTCAAGAAGTTTTCTCCAAAAATAATACCAAACTCATCAAACAGCTCTGCGACAGACGTTTCGGAATCGGTGCTGACGGTTTGATATTACTCGAAAATGACAAAATTTCAGATTTTAAAATGGTCTATTACAACTCGGATGGTAATGAAAGTTCGATGTGCGGAAACGGTGGCCGATGTATCGTGGCTTTTGCGAAGCAATTGAATGTCATTGATAACGAAACTACTTTTATAGCAGTGGACGGAGAACATTATGCCAAAATTTCAGTTGATGGAACAGTTTCGCTTCAAATGAAAAATGTGGATGAAATAAAAATGACTTCTGATTATGTGTTTTTGAACACCGGATCGCCTCATCATATTACGTTAGTGGACGATGTAAAATCGGTTCCTGTAAAAGAAATTGGTAGCCAAATTCGATACAGTGATTTGTATGGAAAACCGGGAAGTAATGTCAATTTTGTGGAAGCGATATCTGATTCGTTATATGCTGTCCGAACGTATGAAAGAGGAGTAGAAGATGAAACTTTATCGTGTGGAACAGGCGTTACAGCAGCAGCCATTGCGATGAATGCTATCGGAAAAACAACTTCCAACGAAATTTCATTATTAGTAGAAGGTGGCGAATTAAAAGTCACTTTTAATAAAGAAGGAAATAATTACACAGATGTTTTTCTAATCGGACCGGCAACCTTTGTTTTTGAAGGAAAAATTGAATTAGCTACGATATAA
- the mltG gene encoding endolytic transglycosylase MltG codes for MNFKKIILYISLVILLVVAYFGFKVYQIVFTPNTSFSEEKVTVFVPTNANFEEVKAIVSPYLKDMDKFETLANRRGYSTEVKAGKFELTKNMNTNSIVSALRRSVPVRVTFNNQERLENFAGRISSQIEADSIQLLQAFKNPKFLEENGFTEETVFTLLLPNTFEFYWDTSAEKFRNQMAKEYFRFWNDERKAKAEKLGLTPIEVSILASIVHKETAKVEERPRVAKVYLNRMNIGMPLQADPTVIYAYKLVANDFNQVIKRVYYKHLEVESPYNTYRNAGLPPGPIFMADVNAIDAVLNPEQHDFIYFCASVERFGYHEFATTLEQHNVNARKYAAWLNAQTSGN; via the coding sequence ATGAATTTTAAAAAGATAATTCTCTATATATCCTTAGTGATTTTATTGGTAGTTGCTTATTTTGGTTTTAAAGTCTATCAAATTGTTTTTACACCAAATACAAGCTTTTCGGAAGAAAAAGTAACTGTTTTTGTTCCAACAAATGCCAATTTTGAAGAAGTAAAAGCCATCGTTTCTCCATATTTAAAAGATATGGATAAGTTTGAAACCTTGGCCAATCGCAGAGGATATTCCACGGAAGTGAAAGCCGGAAAATTTGAATTAACTAAAAATATGAATACCAACTCCATTGTTTCTGCTTTGCGAAGAAGTGTTCCCGTTCGAGTAACTTTCAACAACCAAGAACGATTGGAAAATTTTGCAGGACGAATTTCTTCTCAAATTGAAGCAGATAGTATTCAGCTATTGCAAGCTTTTAAAAACCCAAAATTTTTAGAAGAAAATGGTTTTACTGAAGAAACGGTTTTTACATTATTATTGCCCAACACATTTGAATTTTACTGGGATACCTCAGCAGAAAAATTCAGAAATCAAATGGCAAAAGAATATTTTCGATTTTGGAATGATGAACGAAAAGCCAAGGCTGAAAAATTGGGTTTAACGCCAATTGAAGTTTCTATTTTAGCCTCAATCGTTCATAAAGAAACAGCAAAAGTGGAAGAAAGACCTCGAGTTGCAAAAGTTTATTTGAATCGAATGAATATTGGAATGCCTTTGCAAGCTGATCCAACGGTAATTTATGCTTATAAATTAGTAGCAAATGACTTCAATCAAGTGATCAAAAGAGTGTATTATAAACATTTGGAAGTTGAATCTCCATACAATACCTATCGAAATGCAGGCTTGCCACCCGGACCTATTTTTATGGCAGATGTCAATGCTATTGATGCCGTTTTAAATCCCGAACAACACGATTTTATTTATTTCTGTGCCAGTGTCGAACGTTTTGGTTATCACGAGTTCGCGACCACATTGGAACAACATAATGTCAACGCCAGAAAATACGCTGCTTGGTTGAATGCTCAAACTTCCGGTAACTAA
- a CDS encoding S1C family serine protease: MKNVTNLFLVSLFSGVITLGTYKLFIEENSITSKNIVTTAPMFATKNVGLSAETVDFTEAAGSALNQVVHVKNVSYRTVYNPIEFMYGHRGGQQQQQIGTGSGVIISEDGYVVTNNHVIQGATELEITLNNKKTYPAKLIGTDSKMDIALLKVETDEKLPYAIFADSDQVKVGEWVLAVGNPYNLNSTVTAGIVSAKARNLDTSGIQSFIQTDAVVNPGNSGGALVNTRGELVGINTMISSNTGSYVGYSFAVPSNITRKIIEDIMEYGNVQRGILGIEGRELNGAASKELNLTESQGFYVNKVTKNSGAEKAGIKSGDVILKLDNQNVTSFAELSGYVNTKRPNDEINVTVNRDGRRLVIPVKLTKKELLNYEFYGLELEDLEPADKQRFKLKQGVKIKDITNEKLVPYAEELKGSIILSIDGVKAIDVETISRGLGSKTEKEGVRVELMLRNGQVMRVIL; this comes from the coding sequence ATGAAAAACGTAACCAATTTATTTTTAGTATCCTTATTTAGTGGTGTTATCACGTTAGGAACGTACAAATTATTTATTGAAGAAAATTCAATTACAAGCAAAAACATTGTGACAACCGCACCGATGTTTGCGACTAAAAATGTTGGCCTTTCAGCAGAAACTGTCGATTTTACGGAAGCGGCCGGGTCAGCTTTAAATCAAGTTGTTCACGTTAAAAATGTTTCATACCGAACCGTTTATAATCCAATTGAATTTATGTACGGTCACAGAGGTGGTCAACAGCAACAACAAATCGGGACCGGTTCGGGCGTAATTATCTCAGAAGATGGTTATGTGGTGACAAATAATCACGTAATTCAAGGGGCAACTGAATTAGAAATTACCTTAAACAATAAAAAAACATATCCCGCCAAATTAATTGGAACCGATTCTAAAATGGATATTGCGTTGCTTAAAGTGGAAACCGATGAAAAATTACCTTATGCCATTTTTGCTGATTCAGATCAAGTTAAAGTGGGCGAATGGGTTTTGGCAGTTGGAAATCCATATAACCTAAACTCTACTGTGACGGCCGGAATTGTTTCGGCGAAAGCCAGAAATTTAGATACAAGTGGAATTCAATCGTTCATTCAAACCGATGCAGTTGTAAATCCCGGAAACAGTGGTGGTGCGTTGGTGAACACGCGTGGCGAATTAGTTGGAATCAATACGATGATTTCATCAAACACCGGAAGTTATGTTGGTTATTCGTTTGCTGTTCCTTCTAATATTACTCGAAAAATTATCGAAGATATTATGGAATATGGAAATGTTCAACGTGGAATTTTGGGCATTGAAGGAAGAGAATTAAACGGTGCAGCTTCCAAAGAATTGAATCTTACCGAATCCCAAGGATTTTATGTGAATAAAGTAACAAAAAATTCCGGTGCAGAAAAAGCAGGAATCAAATCAGGTGACGTGATTTTGAAATTAGACAATCAAAATGTGACTTCGTTTGCAGAACTTTCCGGTTATGTAAATACGAAACGACCGAATGATGAAATAAATGTAACAGTGAATCGTGATGGAAGAAGATTAGTAATTCCGGTGAAATTAACCAAAAAAGAATTATTGAATTATGAATTTTACGGATTGGAATTGGAAGATTTGGAACCAGCCGATAAACAACGATTCAAATTAAAACAAGGCGTTAAAATCAAAGATATTACCAATGAAAAATTGGTACCTTATGCCGAAGAATTAAAAGGAAGTATCATTTTGAGTATTGATGGTGTGAAAGCCATCGATGTTGAAACTATTTCAAGAGGCTTAGGAAGCAAAACCGAAAAAGAAGGCGTTCGTGTTGAACTAATGCTCAGAAATGGTCAAGTAATGCGAGTGATATTATAA
- a CDS encoding lysophospholipid acyltransferase family protein: MQKIILQLTYSFAVRIFLKLIVGVKFDNAKFLLNEKQFIIVANHNSHLDTMTLLASIPSKIIDKVKPVAAADHFGKTKLKEKLTNYFVNTLLIQRKRDLENPENDPINKMIKAIEDGYSLIIFPEGTRGEPEIQQPLKPGVAYVLKSKPHINYIPAYMTGMGKAMPKDDNLIVPHSSTLSFGEPTQISSLEISEILAQIEQDFNNLKMKKHPN; encoded by the coding sequence ATGCAAAAAATAATTTTACAATTAACCTATAGTTTTGCCGTCAGAATTTTTCTGAAATTAATCGTCGGGGTTAAATTTGATAATGCTAAATTTCTATTGAACGAAAAACAATTCATCATTGTTGCCAACCACAATAGTCATTTAGATACGATGACCCTTTTGGCATCAATTCCAAGTAAAATTATTGATAAAGTTAAACCTGTTGCGGCCGCCGATCATTTCGGTAAAACAAAGTTGAAAGAAAAACTTACCAATTATTTTGTAAATACATTATTAATTCAACGAAAAAGAGACCTTGAAAATCCTGAAAATGATCCGATAAACAAAATGATTAAAGCCATTGAGGATGGTTATTCGCTCATCATTTTTCCGGAAGGAACAAGAGGCGAACCGGAAATCCAACAACCTTTAAAACCGGGTGTTGCATATGTTTTAAAAAGTAAACCGCACATCAACTATATTCCTGCGTATATGACAGGAATGGGTAAAGCTATGCCAAAAGATGATAATTTAATTGTTCCCCATAGTTCTACTTTATCTTTTGGCGAACCCACCCAAATTTCTTCTTTAGAAATAAGCGAAATACTTGCTCAAATTGAACAAGATTTCAATAATTTAAAAATGAAAAAACATCCTAACTAA
- a CDS encoding GNAT family N-acetyltransferase — protein MSSLQGKHVYLRALEPDDLEFVYRLENDTSVWEVSQTQMPYSMFLIKSYLENAHKDIYEAKQLRLAICKNETFEAIGLIDLFDFDPKNNRAGIGIVIQNPEDRSLGFGKEALELLIAYAKNYLHIHQLFANISVTNLASKTLFTSFGFELIGIKKDWIFSDGDYSDEALYQLIIKK, from the coding sequence ATGAGTTCATTACAAGGAAAACACGTCTATTTAAGAGCTTTAGAACCCGATGATTTGGAGTTTGTCTATCGATTGGAAAATGACACTTCTGTGTGGGAAGTTAGTCAAACACAAATGCCATACAGTATGTTTTTAATCAAAAGTTATCTGGAAAATGCTCACAAGGATATTTACGAAGCCAAGCAATTGCGTTTAGCCATTTGTAAAAATGAAACGTTTGAAGCCATTGGTTTGATTGATTTATTTGATTTTGATCCAAAAAATAATCGAGCCGGAATTGGAATTGTCATCCAAAATCCAGAAGATAGAAGTTTAGGTTTTGGAAAAGAAGCGTTGGAATTACTCATTGCTTACGCGAAAAATTATTTGCACATTCATCAACTTTTTGCCAATATTTCTGTGACTAATTTGGCTAGTAAAACCTTATTCACTTCCTTTGGTTTTGAATTGATCGGAATAAAAAAAGATTGGATTTTTAGTGACGGAGATTATTCAGACGAAGCATTATATCAATTAATTATAAAAAAATAG